A stretch of DNA from Pyxicephalus adspersus chromosome 5, UCB_Pads_2.0, whole genome shotgun sequence:
gttttttgtgaaaatttattttacagtatattatattagtagtagtaatagtatattagtatgagtatcataaagtttgaaacacaaaattatgtaaaaataataaatttaatccttaaatatatatatatatatatatattatttttgtaattaaaaaaaaataaatattatactcatactattatattaaactgtaaaataaatattcatgaaaacaatgtactgcttttacacatataaatccaatgcattgcattcaatacagttattttgtattgaatgcaatacaaattttgaattttgaatttcccgccccaccggcaacgtacacacgcaccaacgtcacagggaactccccggtgactcattgtgtgcagaagacaccAGAAGAAGAACAAAGACAGGGATCGTGGCGATGGAAAAcgcgggacaccggcggatcaggtaagcactgtatttactaacttttccataggtttacctccCCCGAGTgagactcggggttaccgctttcagcaacttttttctaccccgagtcacactcagggttaccgctagggaggttaaaggtgcAGGTTTTTAAGACCCATTAGGTTACTTTTTTAGGCTTTGTACAATTTCTAaattgtatactatatatattaaaggGTAAGCAATTAATGCTTGATCCGCTTCTTTTAGTatgtatttgtgattttattcAATAAAGTACCTTTTCACATTGGgatggatttattaaagatcttcaagactggagaatacagattatcatgggagaacctgggtgatccaacaaacgtggaatagatttcttaaattatttgctattatttgtcaaatgttttcaaacctcaACCAGATCCCTtataggttttctggattacccaggttttttTCATGGTAGTCCTTCATTTCCAGTCTTATCCTTTATTAAAAGGGGCTTCCGGATTCTCCACATCTCCACAAAGTTGGATTTTGGGAAGAGGCTCTGTATTTGAACTCTTTGgccctgaataattaaagctctccagggctggggagaatatactttcaagtgaacctgggtgatccagcaaacctggaattgatcttgtccagaatttaaaacatttgctaccaaacatctaatgacttttaggaaatccattccaggtttgctggatcacccagcttctctgatgaaagtgtattctctccagcctaggagagctttaacctccctagcagtctaattcagtccaaatttctaTGTAAAAAGCGGTACacaggctataattcttagacataactcaccaatatttaataaaagtaataataaactttaaataacaaaacatttgttaaaaaaaaaaatattcaaacatgtaatgtaagtgtacagtagcctatataataattatataatataattatatatattatatgaatatttctttgtattggactcaatacagctattttgttttgaatcctatacaaaattatttgaattcccgccgatcctcccgcccacaccatcgcatgtaccgacgtcaccgggaaaccctgtagatctcgtctctgcagttcgcggcaGGAGATGGGGGAGGGAGAACCTGttcagcaggacgccgggggacagggacagaacaaggtaagtggggggtTTTTAGTTAAAATCTACCCGCagtgtgacttgggaataccgatttttgcctagaaactccaccccgagtcacactcgtgaaaaccgctaggggggttaataaatcaggcatgaTTCACTCCTGACTAAGAAGCTCTATATGTTGGGCACTCTCGACGATTTGCTCTGTGTGTGCACACCTAAAATTTTGCTAACCTCTTTACTAGTGCTGTGTATCTTAGGTACTCTGGACCTTTGTGCTTTGCATAATGTCAATGACTCCTTCATTCTGTGCTTGCATGCCCCTGACCCTAGATCAGAGGTCGTCAAACTCcgggctttaggccagatacggcctagcctgtAGGTttttccagcctaacgccccctggccaatctggcctaaAGCCGGGCGGCAACGCCGAGTGTTactggccgggattaggccaaaacaactaccggagccagagccgcatgcggctcttgagcctcctcttgttGAGGCTCCCTTTTTCCCTatgtttcctatttaccgcgTCTGTGGAATTGTTAACGCCCGCCGAAAATTAGAACATTCCCTCACCTCTGCAATGCATAagtaggagagggatttcccttctggGGGCGTACCTAGTGGGGACGAGCCATTAGGGTGAACTCAGAgtgagtccggcctagtgtgcacCTGTCCATCCCATAAATGACCGAGTGGCTGAAAAAGATTGCAGGCCCCTGCCCTAGATGAATACATTCTAGGGAGGGGGAACTTGTACTGGACAGGCAATTTCTCTGACCCCTGCAATCTTCTTTAAGCACTCCTGACCATTCCACTCTGTACAATATGTATTCTTGACCATTTTGTTCTGTGCTTTATGCACTCCTGATCCCTGCTCTCTTTGCATTGTATACTTCTGACACCAGTGAGCTGTGCTTTACATACACCTAATTCCTGATCTTGGTGTGTTACATATACCTAACTCCTGAAGTCTGTGATTAAAGAACTgctgttaaaatgcatttttgtaagTTTTATTATCATGAGGTGATTTTTTTAGTATGTGAACACCATTATTAATCCATACATGGATTATTGTTGATAACTGGTATAAATGTCATTATGGTAGCTAAAACTTTCTATAGGATTGAAAAATGGCCACTGTTGCTTTCAAATGCTTGAACACGTTTCCACAAAAAAGTCCCACATATACACAGAACATATTGTGGGGTCAGTCAttcagatttgtttgtttttaaggcCTTTCCATTATGCAGTGGTAAATACTCctacaagttttaaaaatagttgtgtttctttttcttctatgtgCTAACAAAAATTTGATTCTGTCATGCTCACCCCATAAACTTTAATCTGAACATCATTAGTCCTCCACCCCTAAAACCACATGATTCAATTTATTACCTTGATTGCCAAAGGCAATCCCCTTTTATAAAGTTGTCTTCAGTAAAGGATTTCATTACCCTTCCTTTCATTCCTGCCTCTATTCTTTTTCTAGTGACAACTCAACAATGTGAATATTCCCCATCTTTCAGTCCGGGTGACAAAAAGGGATCCTGAGTATTGATTAGTATGATAGTGCAATTCCAATTTCATTAGCCAAGTACACACTGTGTAAAAGTACTAAGCTACAGTACTGATAAAGGGGGAACATCTGAATATGCATCTGAGtctaaataaagtgaaatataaattattaggtGCTTTCATCTTTTATATCCAGTAAAGGGAATCCTTCCTTGTACACTGGTAGAGACATAACTGAGATCTACTATTTTAAGAGATCCCAATGCCCTCAATTTACaagcaatacaaatctgacaaAGGGCTTTAACTCTCCTCCACTCCATCCCAAACCAataaaaagtttgactttaaatGAAAGCTGTACTATAAGATATATAGGGGTTGAATTTGCTGATTACCTTCTAAAAATACCAGCTTCCAGGTTGTCTCAGTACCATTACCTGACCCATAACATGCAAACACATGGAGTACATTCAGAATTCCTGATGTACATACTTTCCTTTACCTGGAGATGCAGACAAATAAGTACTTTATAGGTGCAAGATAGCAACTGACGGGAAAAGACTGCACTATAGCAGTCTTAATTGTTTGCTTGTATAGACTTGGTGGTTTATTGCTACTAATTTAGTCTTTGACAAGTTACAATATTTTGGAGTAAAGGAATATAAATAGATGGCCCATAGTGTTGTCTTTTGTTTTCTAAGCTGATCAAGGTTACCTTTAACTTTCTTgctaatatgttttataaatgaagcctGCTCATTTTCAATTTATGAAAGGTCACAAACATAATTAGTTTACAAAGATCTTACCGATTTATTCTTAAGAGGGATATTTAAAAAAGAGATGGTGTAATTGTGAAAAAGCAGGTAATGCACTAGGGAGAGATCTcaatacttcctgtcctggagacacaaaagGAGGTAAGGGGAAATCCACTCTTAGTTAGAAATCCACTGGAAGCTTTGCCCTCACCTGCAACATCTACAAAATTTTGGATTCTCATGACTTTCTCTTCTGATGTCAATAGTTACAgatagttttttttctcctcagTGGGGTCACAGGGCAataaaaatttcttttgtttttcctaatttgTAAAATCGAATTATCTTCTACTTTTCCTacactaataaaatgtatgttttggctatgcatacactttaatCCCAACAAGTCCAATGACTGGTCTGAATTACAgtttactgaaatataaaaacatgttgcatatctaaaacatttaacaaaatttaaacttcttttatttgaagTTCTATTGCACAAGTATAATTATGCTTATTTTAATATGTTCACTATAATTTTGTATAGtggtatataatatattgtgataAAGTTTATGCAGGATGGCAATAAAagaatcatcacaggatgcaGACAGTTTTacatccaccttttctttattttactatatgcaGTTTTCAGAAAAGATAGTCTCAAGCATTGTATATGCATTAACATAtctaagtatttatatattcatactttATTGTGCATGAGACAGAACATGCTCACATGCATGTGTTAAGCATTCTTGACAATCTGGTAAACAGATAACTTAACTTGGgcacacaaatatatttgcaaGATTCATGGCCACATCCAAGTCAATATGAATCTGTCTACAAAAAATATTCTTCTCTTCTTATCTGATTTCTAGCTACTCCTTTActgtataaatgataaataaattaaactttaaaatttgaaacaaaacaGTTTAGCTTTGGAATATTTGCTTTGCTTACCTGATTTTTTGAGTTAAGAAAGTAATCCAAAAAGAAGTGCAGAACAAAAAGAGTCTTGCTAGAAATGAGATGCCCTTAAGTGCTGAAATAATCTGTAATTGTGCCTGAGCATAGGAAACACACCCTCTAACATGTATGTAGGCAGGTATGAGTCAGTCCTATTCCTACCCAAGAAAAATGATAAGTATTGGCAGCATTTGTACAGTGTAGAAGGGTAGTGCCTTGATGAAGTTGTAATGCTGGAAGTTAAAACATGCTCGTGCATGAAACCTACTGTCTCATGTTAGCCTTGTGAAATACAGGATCTGATCCACTTTTTGTTGACTCCTTTAATCCACAAAGCCTATACATTAAAGATAGGTTCCTAAAGCCGCATTATTGCCCagaataaaaacactttattagctaatttaccaaaaaaaaaatatatattaaatacccTGTCCCACTTAGTCACACCTATAAAATGTTAACACCTCCATAGTTCTCAAAGAGAACTTGGGTTATCATTGTCAGAAGAAGCTTTCCTAAAGTTGTTCATACTTGTATATCAAACTAGCACTGTCAGTTTAGACCAGAAGGAAAATATTAAGATAGTAATTATAATGCACAAATGCCTCTATACAATGCCCAAAACAGACCCATCAGTCTCCAGCCTGGGCTGCATATTTGAGGAAGAAACAGACACCACGTTGCAGGTATGGTATGATTGCCCAATACAGTGCAGATGCCCTAAGAACCTAAAGTGTTTCCAAGAATTGTTTTGGCGACTGTGAGTGACTAAGTCAACTTGTAAGTGGCTATTTTAATTTTTCCTCCTGATTGCTAGGGTGATCAATTCAAGACACTGGAAGACAAATACCACCTGGACAATGAGAGAATGAAAACCTGAACTAAACTATCTAATATGAATAGAAGAGCAAGAAGCACAACTATAACCCTGCAATGCCCTAAAAGATTGACAGAATATCTTGTGACTTTTTTCTCAAGAAAACACTGCTAGATTGATGGTGACTTGATAGAGCAAGCAGTTTTGTAAATGATTCATCACGTATTTCAGGCACAACACTGTTGCTAGGATAAGTTAAATAATTACTCAGCGGTGACACATTTGATTCTCTTTagtatacaaatacataacatCTTCAAactaaaaggaaatatttgtcATTGTGATCCCGTACATGTGATGTATCACTAAAGACATGTCTGAAAATGTCTTGACTGTGTTTTGTAGCTTCaaattattcaacatttttttccgTCAGATTGATGAGTTTCAATCAATATTGTTCACACCTGTTCCTATTTTCCTCAAACATATTAATTTCTGATTgtttatatttaacaaataagaaaaaattccAGGATAAAAATAAGCATGCAGTATTGCAGTATGTATGCATTCCTCACTCTGTTTTTAACATATGAGTTATAGATTTTCTACCTACCTTTGTGTGCTGAAGCTCCTCTTGCTATTTTTTGTatgattcaaaataaaaatagagtgGAATTACAACTTAATGGCTATAAGAGGTATGCAGACCAAATATCTTTTTGATGATGTCTTTAGGTTCTTCTAATCTTAACTGTTTTGTTTGTGCTTTGTTTATTGAAGTTGTTAGGTTATTATTTGAATGAGAAGCAGAACTGTAGCAGTGGTGGTCTCTGCCCTTTATACAAAAGCACGGGTGGTGTGGAAAACCCAGGACTACTAAGGTATGCAGCCAGCAGAGTTCAAACCAGAGGCCATTGTTAATTCTAGATCCTTTAGCTGTGCCTAAAGCCAAATAAATATTgccattatacaaaaataaagcacaaCAGTGAACATAATTTCATTAGAAAAACATCAGCATACAATCAGTAGTGAACTAAGTACCATATAGGAGTCCCTCCAGaaacagaaatttgtttttaGCAGCTTTGCTAAAACATCACTGTAATGCAGTCTGCTGAAATATGCTAAAAGTGAGGCACACAGATTACCCCGGGTTTGTCAATTTTGTTCCCTCCTCATCTATGTCACTTATTGCTATGTGACTTGCAAGATTTTGGCCACTGTCAAGAAGTCCTGAAGGATGCCCCCTCTGGACTTTATAAagtctgggggaaaaaaagaataaggtCACACAAGAATCTAGAATTAAAGATTCACTAAACTTTAAAGGTTAAAGATAGTTTGCTTCCGATCCTTAGTTGACTGGGTTTCACTGAATTCTTGTTCCTAGCACTATGTGTACAAGCATAGGTGAAGGTGAAAGCCATGACGGAAAAGGCTATAGAGCAACAAATACCATGGGTGTGACTGTAATAATGAAGTAGAAAGTACTCTGAGAAGATGCGGTCCCTAGAAAGAAGCTTTAAAGGATGATAAACAATACTGAAACCAGGACAGAATCTGGTTGAAGCAAGAGTCTTGAAGGGAAGTAAGAGGAGAAAGTTGTTTTAGATTAGTAAAATGCCCCCTCTCTAATGATGGTTGGTTGTGTTCTAAGACATAAATTGGTGTGCTTCTATGCATTTATATAGGAATATGGGGCAGTGTAAGATCAAAAATTTTCTGCCTCTTTAGCTAGTTTTCAGATTTTGTTATTAAACAAGTGGATAGTAAATTGAATACGTATATTTGATCATAAGGAATAACTTAAAATAGATTGTAATATTGATCAAAAATACATTGACAGAAAATCCTCATGACTAGCATTATTAGTAATAACCTTTAGCAtcagtttcctattttttttcctgcatgacctaatattataattttgaaaTCTATATTAACAAAGTATCACATGCATTTATACAGGGGTATGGGGGAGTGTAAACTCAAGGATTTTCTGCCTGTTAAGAATGTGAATGCAAAACTAGCTAAACAACTACTGTAGTTCATTTTGTCCACACATGTAGCCAGGAAACCTGTTTATCTCATATACCTACAgcgagggaaagaagtatttgatcccctgctgactttgtacgtttgccctctgacaaagaaatgaccaatctataattgtaatggtaggttttaTGTAGGTgtaagagacagaataacaaaagaagcctcaaaaacccagtgctcaagtcagagtttgatgtgcattgtaatgagtgaaataagtatttgatcccctatcaaccagcaagatttcaagctcccaggtgtcttccctgtatgtaGGTAACaaactgagattaggagcaccctctgcaagggagtgctcctaatccaagcttgttacagtacctgtataaaagacacctgtccacagaagcaatcaatcagattccaaactagccaccattgccaagaccaaagagccgtccaaggatgtcagggacaagattgtagacctacacaaggcttaactgggctacaagactatcccCAAGCAGCtaggtgagaaggtgacaacagttggtgcgataattcataaatggaagaaacacaaaataactgtcaatctccctcggtttGGGGCTTCCCTCGtgaagttgcaatgatcatgagaacggtgacgaagcagcccagaacaacatggggggaacttgtcagagttctcagggcagctgggaccatagtcaccaagaaaacaattgataacacactgcgccgtgaaagCCTGAAATCCtacagagcccgcaaggtccccctgctcaggaTAACACATGTACAAGCCGTCTGCCTgtagaggagaactgggtgaaagtgttgtggtcagatgagaccataATTGAGCTCTTTGGTATCAACTCAACTcaccgtgtttggaggaggaggaatgctgcctatgaccccaagaacaccatccccacagtcacacatggaggtggacacattttgctttgggggtgtttttctgctaagggcacaggacaccttcactgcatcgaagggacaatagacggggccatgtaccgtcaaatcttgggtgagcacctccttccctcagccagggcattaaaaaatgggtcgtggatgggtaatccagcatgacaatgacccaaaacacacggccaaggcaacaaaagagtgacttaggaagaagcacatgaaggtcctgaaGTGGcccagccagtctccagactggttgataggggatcaaatatttatttcatccattacaatgcacatcaagctctgactttcggtttgggtttttgagggtccttttgttgttattctgtctctcacacctataataaacctaccattacaattatagactgatcatttctttgtcagagggcaaatgtacaaaatcagtaGGGGATCAAATGGTTCTTTTCctcactgtatatttttatgatatgatagtatttaaaatgtttaataattaatgttaaaatttaacaacaaaaaaaaaatcgaaaaaaaaaaaaaattacattattcaaTGATCGAGAAAAgtggcctatttttttttaggccatTTAATTAGACAGTATCCAACATGAGAAAATGATGACTTCAGCAAGCTGGATGAATATAATAAGTGTTCTTCTTGAAGGGAGTGTCTGGGTGTGTTTCTCCAAGCAAGGTCTCGCTAAACACAGCTGTGTTTTGCATCAAAGGCTAGTGCTGTGAACTTTTAAAGAGAaagctaaataataattaaaacctCTACCAAATTAAATGATCTAAATagtgtatttaaatgtaattattacatttaatatccAATTATATATGTGCATGCCTTTGTAATAGAAAAAAGAGAGGGGAAGAGGAATGGAATGCCACTGAAACATGGCAAAATCTGTAGACAGTACGAGGTAAACCATCtgctgtaataataaagtaatgtcTATAAAGACTAAAGAgtcaataattaactgtgtattatgcatccccatatgcaaCTCTACCCATATTGTCTTAACATCATCACACGCTCCATCAACAAATCTAAACAGACAGAATGGGAAACCAATATCtttaggaatagaaaaaaaaaacagagggttATTTGAACTACCACCTAACAAAAATTACCATTCTGACTTAACAAAATAATGAGAAGTTGATATTTTTTAGACCTGAATAAAATTTTCCCTGTATTATTCACTTATTGTTATCAATTTGCATATATTAAcatatgaaaatgcatatgtagcAGTCCAGGTAATAACCTCAACCACAATCAGTATATCCTCTCACATAGAAAACTTCTGTAGCTTTAACAACattggcatttatttttcatacaatatttttaagTAAAGTTTACTTCTTAATTAAACAATCTCAGtcaatatattttagtaattatTGAGGAGGTTTGTAAAATTTGATAAGCAACCGGTACATttgttgatacattttattttatttaccaagaatctaaaggttttatttatttgatagaaGATTCCATAAGCACCCTAAATTTTTCCATATCACATCCATTCATAACAATggctttgtttttcttcttcagtTCATCAATTAAATCGAGCACCATCATCCCCCGAGTGAATTTCCCAGAAAGTTCCACAGTAACTCCACATTCTATGACACTGGTAACAGTGCTGGGATCTATGGCTGCAGCCATTGCATATGAATCACAGGAGACAAATCCAGGTCCACCTACAATGGCCTTCTCTTCCTTCTCACTCCTTGAGTACTGCAAGCTGTGAGcgtaaattttctttaaaaagtcagATTTCTTTGTCCCCATGTTGGCCCACTTATCATACCATTCCTAAATAAGCAAAACACAATTTGGTTTTAgtctataataaaatgaaaagctcCTCATAACTATATATAGGTAGCAAGTATACCAGTACAATAAATACACCATACCATTGCTAAAGTCTACATAAAACTCTGCATAAAGTTTGTATTAAGTCTGTGTTAAGCACAGTTGGAATGCAAGATGTAATTTTCATATTTGACCTGCAATAGCCACTTAAAAGCCAAGGTTAATATTGCCACTTCTAAAGAGGAACAGGTTAGTAGGGACAATacttaaaaacacacacacacatatatatatatatataacaaatatatgcTCAGAGGCATTTAAAGGCTTTCATTTACCCATGAAAGTTTGGAACGACATGAATGCTCCCAAGTAGCAATATAGGTTGTACACAAGTAGTCATTCAAAACAATGTAGGCAGCTTCCGGGTCTGCAAGGAAGTTAAACTCTCCACAAGCAGTAGTGTTTCCTCgtgctaaataaaaacacacaaaaaacaaaaaaacttaccaaCGTGAAATACCAAAATGCAATGACAAGTCAAATTCCCTAAAACAACATTGTTTGCATGCAATGAGATAAAAGAACATACACAAATTTGTAAATGTTGGATCTAGGTACATTATTTACAAGCTTACATTCCATATTTCCACCCATTATGTATAAACTGTGCAGTTTCTCAGGTATTGTTGGGTCCATCCGTACAGCTAAGGCCAAGTTAGTCAATGGACCCGTAGCCACCAAAGTAATctaagaaataaaacacaaaaaaaatagagaatttaatataaaacagaatgttTCAGGAACTTTAAGGTTGCTAGTGctaatcaataaaatgtatccagGTACCCTTAAAGGTTCAGAATGGAGTTTTCCTATAAGCAAAGAACAAACTGACTAtgcattaaagtgtattttatttctggGTCAACTGTGGTTGATCTGGTTTAGAGTTCTGtatatgatttctttttctttatttagttgaATTTTTATAGCTATGTGTCTATTTTTAGCCCAACCAACTATTTATCTAGGCAAGAATAGCTGCTAGGAATAATTTTAGCAGAAGATAAAAATGCCTTCATAGTAACCTGCCTATTTAAGGCATTTTACTTGCACTTGCAAAAGACACATCTTTTTATCAAAACATGATATTTCTCTTCTCACATATAGTGGATTACTCATTTGAACTCCAGTAACCTATACAAATACACCATCAACACAGGTATCAGTTCCTAAAAACACCatgaattgtttttaattttttattgaagcTAGTGAAAGAACCTGAATCTTGCAATCTTCTTTACACTGGGAGAGGGAGAGACAACCCTAGCAATCAAATGTGCTACAAAAACATGTCCTGACAGAGAACATGCTGAAAGGAAGAAAAAGCAGAAGGATTAATCATCAATATTCTAATGTTTCTTCATCCGCCAGGTGAAAGGCAGACAGGCAAGCCCAGTGTTTTGCTCAGCTGTAATAGAGAAATGCCAGGTGACCAACCAGACTTTGCCATTTGACAG
This window harbors:
- the LOC140331086 gene encoding pyrimidine-specific ribonucleoside hydrolase RihA-like, encoding MASKTEKPQKKLLLIDVDCGTDDAQAIMMAIAAPNVEILGITCVGGNTALENVCQNVLRVLKLCDRLDIPVYKGAGTAILGQNINASYFHGKDGLGDVPDSNAPRLQLLQKEHAVDALKRFTSQYPGQITLVATGPLTNLALAVRMDPTIPEKLHSLYIMGGNMESRGNTTACGEFNFLADPEAAYIVLNDYLCTTYIATWEHSCRSKLSWEWYDKWANMGTKKSDFLKKIYAHSLQYSRSEKEEKAIVGGPGFVSCDSYAMAAAIDPSTVTSVIECGVTVELSGKFTRGMMVLDLIDELKKKNKAIVMNGCDMEKFRVLMESSIK